A window of Metabacillus sp. B2-18 contains these coding sequences:
- a CDS encoding HGGxSTG domain-containing protein, which yields MEKIICGAKTRQGTPCKKTPLKNGRCRLHGGKSTGPKNKEKHRESLKGNKNAIVTGEYENISFDTLLDDEKVLYEMIPEDIDKQVKGRYKLLEIRTRRLMKRYAEELKKNKPDIRLINRLEEALTRIDSRANELIREMRELSIKEHLDENEPLEQLVSVLHELRINKVKE from the coding sequence ATGGAAAAGATAATATGTGGCGCAAAAACTAGGCAAGGAACACCTTGTAAAAAGACACCTTTAAAGAATGGTCGCTGTCGACTACACGGTGGTAAAAGTACAGGACCTAAAAATAAGGAAAAACACCGAGAAAGCCTAAAAGGTAATAAAAATGCAATCGTTACTGGTGAATATGAAAACATTTCATTTGATACGTTATTAGATGATGAAAAGGTACTTTATGAAATGATTCCAGAGGACATAGATAAGCAAGTAAAAGGGAGATATAAGCTACTTGAAATCCGTACTCGGCGTCTTATGAAGCGTTATGCAGAGGAACTTAAAAAAAATAAGCCTGATATCAGATTAATAAACCGTCTAGAAGAAGCGCTAACTAGGATAGATTCAAGAGCAAATGAGCTGATCAGAGAAATGCGCGAACTATCGATTAAAGAGCACCTCGATGAAAATGAACCTTTAGAACAGCTAGTTAGCGTATTGCA
- a CDS encoding methyl-accepting chemotaxis protein → MTDKLNEHTVKLTHYSSDTRDVAEMNNKLANHVKDTADIMNDLRNLTQNVSKMSQVIMEVSSQTKILSLNASIESARTGEAGKGFSIVAQEVGKLAAQTDSASLEIRSTLEQIESKITQSFTSFKTFDSTIEEVNSKVSGYADGIDKVSHELSVLSEHAASIMKDSINIKETQAAIQQKIYSIREKEESIRSEMDEINIDMNKNVEMLQEIEGKLR, encoded by the coding sequence ATGACAGACAAGTTAAATGAACACACCGTTAAACTAACTCACTATTCTTCTGATACTAGAGACGTGGCGGAAATGAATAATAAGCTAGCGAATCATGTAAAAGATACAGCAGATATTATGAATGATTTGAGAAACCTTACCCAAAACGTTTCTAAAATGAGTCAGGTCATAATGGAAGTCTCGTCACAAACGAAAATACTTTCCTTAAATGCAAGTATTGAATCTGCACGTACGGGAGAAGCAGGAAAAGGATTTTCTATAGTTGCCCAAGAGGTAGGGAAATTAGCGGCTCAGACAGATTCTGCTTCCCTTGAAATCCGGAGCACGCTTGAGCAAATTGAATCTAAAATTACCCAAAGCTTTACTTCATTTAAAACCTTTGACTCTACTATAGAAGAGGTTAATTCTAAGGTGAGTGGATATGCAGATGGAATTGATAAGGTCTCACATGAATTAAGTGTGTTGTCTGAGCATGCAGCCTCTATTATGAAGGATTCCATTAATATAAAAGAAACACAAGCAGCAATCCAACAAAAAATCTATTCAATTCGAGAGAAAGAAGAGTCAATTAGAAGTGAAATGGATGAGATTAATATAGATATGAATAAGAATGTTGAGATGTTGCAAGAAATAGAAGGTAAGTTAAGATAA
- a CDS encoding peroxiredoxin family protein, with protein sequence MAKGLTVGHKAPDFKLESSQGGFVSLKDFEGKPLYLIFLRGTWCPSCRKQLEMLKDYYDEFLSKGIQLIGIAGQKIEGIIQYTEATGIKIPILSDETRKVIKQYEVFVPIKWDSFRIAIPASYLLDDQHVIRYSYVGDHQNDRPTAEEIMSMIEQLPLQITKDYDFKAELPVYISALNETFGDIKNSTEYSVKSIGSNLLNINKVEKKCQLVLMPSLRLWMFLMK encoded by the coding sequence GTGGCAAAGGGCTTAACAGTTGGTCATAAAGCACCAGATTTCAAGCTAGAATCAAGTCAAGGTGGATTCGTTTCATTAAAGGATTTTGAAGGAAAACCACTGTATCTGATTTTTTTACGTGGGACCTGGTGTCCGAGTTGTAGAAAACAATTAGAAATGCTTAAAGATTATTATGATGAATTTTTAAGTAAAGGAATACAGCTAATTGGAATTGCTGGCCAAAAAATAGAGGGGATAATTCAGTATACGGAAGCTACCGGAATTAAAATACCTATATTATCTGATGAAACACGGAAAGTTATAAAGCAATATGAGGTTTTTGTTCCTATTAAATGGGATTCATTCCGTATTGCGATACCAGCTTCCTACTTATTAGATGACCAGCATGTTATTCGTTATTCTTATGTAGGTGATCATCAAAACGACCGTCCCACTGCAGAGGAAATTATGAGTATGATTGAACAGTTGCCTCTACAAATTACTAAGGATTACGATTTTAAAGCAGAGTTGCCCGTCTATATATCTGCCCTAAACGAGACGTTCGGGGATATTAAAAACTCAACAGAATACTCAGTGAAAAGCATTGGGAGCAATTTGTTGAACATAAACAAAGTAGAAAAGAAATGTCAGTTAGTTTTAATGCCCTCTCTGCGTTTGTGGATGTTTTTAATGAAATGA
- a CDS encoding Crp/Fnr family transcriptional regulator — MDKLMLLSQINLLDELPEEELRKIDEVTLTAPIKKGTIILSPTQQMRSLFFLKKGQVRLYKVSSTGKEFTVDLLSEGNVFGETSSFSLTESEIYAETMVDSFVCTLSKDRFEDFIRQNPDIAIKLITILTSKLKEMYQITESIAYKDVKYRIVLLLMQLSNRFGIRSGSWQTVEVKITQHDIASMIGSSRETVSLFLGELEKEEVIMRKPLKINTALTKELYGVEEG; from the coding sequence ATGGATAAACTTATGTTACTTTCACAGATTAATTTACTTGATGAGCTTCCGGAAGAAGAATTAAGAAAAATAGATGAAGTGACATTAACAGCACCTATTAAGAAGGGAACCATTATTCTAAGTCCGACTCAACAAATGAGGTCTTTATTTTTCTTGAAAAAAGGTCAGGTTCGACTATATAAAGTGTCTTCGACCGGAAAAGAATTCACGGTTGATCTTTTAAGTGAAGGAAATGTGTTTGGAGAAACATCCAGTTTTTCGTTAACAGAATCTGAAATTTATGCTGAAACAATGGTTGATTCGTTTGTATGCACTCTATCAAAGGACAGATTTGAAGATTTTATCCGACAAAACCCAGATATTGCCATAAAGCTCATTACCATTTTGACTTCAAAGCTTAAAGAGATGTATCAGATTACCGAAAGTATTGCCTATAAAGATGTAAAGTATCGAATTGTACTTCTTCTCATGCAGCTAAGTAATCGATTTGGCATAAGGAGTGGGAGTTGGCAAACGGTCGAAGTTAAAATTACCCAACATGATATCGCGAGTATGATTGGCTCATCTAGAGAAACGGTCAGCCTATTTTTAGGGGAGCTTGAGAAGGAAGAAGTAATTATGAGGAAGCCTTTAAAAATTAATACAGCCTTGACTAAGGAGTTATATGGGGTGGAAGAGGGATAA
- a CDS encoding glutaredoxin domain-containing protein — MILYTLPSCCKCDEVIKLFKKLDLDVKVISIFDNIDTGRALTLDNGLPMLEVEDEWLDFEMILKRYRERCNHG, encoded by the coding sequence ATGATTTTATATACTTTGCCAAGCTGTTGCAAATGTGATGAAGTCATCAAGCTATTTAAGAAGCTAGACCTTGATGTGAAAGTGATAAGTATTTTTGATAATATAGATACAGGGAGAGCCCTTACACTTGATAATGGCCTACCTATGTTAGAGGTGGAAGATGAATGGTTAGATTTTGAGATGATTTTGAAACGATATAGAGAGAGGTGTAATCATGGATAA
- a CDS encoding redoxin domain-containing protein yields the protein MQAFERSIKEAQESGLVTGVAEGEKAKDFTLKNHLGEDINLYEELEKGPVVVTFYRGSWCPFWS from the coding sequence ATGCAGGCTTTTGAGCGTTCTATTAAGGAGGCGCAAGAATCAGGATTAGTCACAGGAGTCGCAGAAGGTGAGAAGGCCAAAGATTTCACTTTGAAAAACCATCTTGGTGAAGACATAAATCTATATGAAGAGTTAGAAAAAGGGCCGGTAGTGGTAACCTTTTATCGTGGTTCATGGTGTCCTTTCTGGAGTTAG
- a CDS encoding peroxiredoxin-like family protein: protein MKSLAFSPSATPVTNPDSCASLIERSKACMASNNRQLKAYQEILPEVHGLGAQLLAISPQTPDNTLSTQEKNELDFQVLSDPRGIVSAKFNVLFDVPDYLKNAYEKIGLDLESFNGKAKWILPVPATFMIDETGEVRFKHVNPNFMSRLEPNDILRALRKL from the coding sequence GTGAAATCTTTGGCCTTCTCACCTTCTGCGACTCCTGTGACTAATCCTGATTCTTGCGCCTCCTTAATAGAACGCTCAAAAGCCTGCATGGCCTCAAATAATCGACAATTAAAAGCATACCAAGAGATTTTACCCGAAGTTCATGGGCTAGGAGCACAGCTATTAGCTATCAGTCCACAAACTCCTGACAATACCTTATCCACGCAAGAAAAAAACGAACTGGATTTCCAAGTGTTAAGTGATCCGAGAGGGATAGTGTCCGCAAAGTTTAATGTGCTTTTTGACGTTCCTGACTACTTAAAGAACGCTTATGAGAAGATTGGATTAGATTTAGAGTCCTTTAACGGAAAAGCAAAATGGATTTTGCCCGTACCAGCTACATTCATGATAGATGAAACAGGAGAAGTCAGGTTTAAGCATGTCAACCCTAACTTTATGTCTCGATTAGAACCAAATGATATATTACGCGCTTTAAGAAAATTATAA
- a CDS encoding peptide-methionine (S)-S-oxide reductase, with protein sequence MERVTLGMGCFWGPEARFGYHTGVIKTRVGYAGGTEGQPTSRNTLDYTEALEILYDADVLSLDQILNQFFQQHNTMRPPRSIKYRSVLFYHNEEQQTNMLQKVEEMKRLHDDCYTYVEFLDSFYEAEIRHQKYFLQRWKPIFKKWQELQEGKESLTDSTLAVRLNGLYKSCGSLEELKQEFPDSAFDSLWSLIREDSMNQINHSAEERNIEQT encoded by the coding sequence TTGGAGAGAGTCACGTTAGGAATGGGCTGTTTCTGGGGACCGGAAGCACGCTTTGGTTATCATACAGGTGTAATCAAAACAAGAGTCGGGTATGCAGGGGGAACAGAAGGTCAGCCCACATCCAGAAACACCTTAGACTATACGGAGGCTTTAGAAATACTATATGATGCAGATGTATTGAGTTTAGATCAAATACTGAACCAATTTTTTCAACAGCATAATACGATGAGACCTCCACGCTCGATTAAGTATCGTTCTGTCCTGTTTTATCACAACGAGGAACAGCAGACTAATATGCTTCAAAAAGTAGAGGAAATGAAGCGGTTACATGATGATTGCTATACCTATGTAGAGTTTCTTGATTCCTTTTACGAGGCGGAAATTCGTCATCAGAAGTATTTTCTTCAGAGATGGAAACCTATTTTTAAAAAGTGGCAGGAGCTTCAAGAGGGAAAGGAGTCACTAACTGACTCAACCCTTGCCGTTAGGCTAAATGGACTTTATAAGAGCTGTGGATCACTTGAAGAGTTGAAGCAAGAGTTTCCCGATTCGGCCTTTGACTCTCTTTGGTCTTTAATCAGAGAAGATTCTATGAACCAGATAAACCACTCGGCAGAAGAGCGTAATATTGAACAAACATAG
- a CDS encoding iron-sulfur cluster biosynthesis family protein, protein MNVQFSERAVERLSQEPAIAYELNPSLGGCSIGADWVTFVGLMELDPVIKEQFLSTNFMPVLLGHKSDHLFDEDLVVDYNPSKSTFILKSNSQIYTAYMKLDYKK, encoded by the coding sequence ATGAATGTACAATTTTCGGAAAGAGCAGTTGAGAGACTGTCCCAAGAACCAGCAATCGCGTATGAGCTAAATCCGAGTCTAGGAGGCTGCTCTATTGGAGCAGATTGGGTGACATTTGTAGGATTGATGGAACTGGATCCGGTGATAAAGGAGCAATTTCTTTCAACAAACTTTATGCCTGTGTTATTAGGTCATAAGTCAGATCACTTATTTGATGAAGATTTAGTCGTGGATTATAATCCAAGTAAGTCTACATTTATATTAAAAAGCAATAGCCAAATCTATACGGCCTATATGAAATTAGACTATAAAAAATAA
- a CDS encoding YkgB family protein — translation MFTLFEAFGKKIEIIGTKSLFIALAIVYIWIGAMKFTVYEAKGIAPFVSNSPVLGWLYNYFSIQTFSSLLGILELLVGLLILSRFVSPKLSAVGAFLSCILFLTTLSFMISTPGVFESSLGFPALSVVPGQFLLKDLVLLGASVFALGESLKASRGTRHETQERRYPDLQE, via the coding sequence ATGTTCACGTTATTTGAAGCTTTCGGTAAAAAAATTGAGATCATCGGAACAAAGAGTTTATTTATTGCACTGGCCATCGTTTATATTTGGATTGGCGCGATGAAATTCACGGTCTACGAAGCGAAGGGAATTGCCCCCTTTGTAAGCAATAGTCCAGTACTTGGATGGCTTTACAACTATTTTTCAATTCAAACGTTTTCTTCTCTATTGGGAATATTAGAATTATTAGTTGGCCTACTCATTCTCAGTCGTTTTGTCTCTCCGAAGCTGTCAGCTGTTGGAGCGTTTCTTTCCTGCATTCTATTTCTGACGACACTGAGTTTCATGATCTCTACGCCGGGGGTCTTTGAGTCGAGCCTCGGATTCCCCGCGCTTTCTGTAGTTCCAGGTCAATTTCTTTTGAAGGATCTCGTCTTGCTGGGCGCTTCTGTGTTTGCCTTGGGCGAGTCTCTGAAGGCTAGCCGCGGAACGCGTCATGAAACCCAGGAGAGGCGCTATCCTGATTTGCAGGAATAA
- the trxA gene encoding thioredoxin — protein MAVLNVTDQTFSKETTSGLVLADFFATWCGPCKMIAQVLEELDQDMGNQVKIVKIDVDQNQETANKFGIMSIPTLLVMKDGKVVDTLVGLKFKEAIKEALNNHI, from the coding sequence ATGGCAGTATTAAATGTGACGGATCAAACGTTTTCAAAAGAAACTACTAGTGGATTGGTGTTAGCTGACTTTTTTGCTACATGGTGTGGACCTTGTAAAATGATAGCACAGGTATTAGAAGAGCTTGATCAGGATATGGGAAATCAAGTTAAAATTGTGAAGATTGATGTCGATCAAAACCAAGAAACAGCCAACAAATTTGGTATCATGAGTATTCCGACTCTACTAGTTATGAAAGATGGCAAAGTTGTAGATACTTTGGTTGGTTTGAAATTTAAGGAAGCAATTAAGGAAGCATTAAATAATCATATCTAA
- a CDS encoding peroxiredoxin-like family protein produces MNEQVPLYEQLQGVVEQFKLQAPQEVLDNLAKSVSDLIEKEQVSGLVVGSKAPNFTLKDATGKEVTLSEEVAKGPVILTFYRGGWCPFCNLELQAYKKHMDTIKEQDAQLIAVSPESPDNSLSSREKHDLPFYVLSDTNSHVSSAYKVAYEVPEYLAETLKGALGLDLIRYNDADVAMLPVPATYIIDKEGIIQLAFVNPDYTSRLEPTKAIEVLNNLK; encoded by the coding sequence ATGAATGAACAGGTTCCGTTATACGAACAATTACAAGGTGTTGTAGAACAATTTAAGCTGCAAGCACCACAAGAGGTATTAGATAATTTAGCAAAGTCTGTATCGGATTTAATTGAAAAGGAACAAGTGAGTGGGTTAGTGGTAGGCTCAAAGGCTCCCAACTTTACTCTAAAAGACGCAACAGGTAAGGAAGTAACTCTTTCTGAGGAGGTAGCAAAGGGTCCGGTCATTCTTACGTTTTATCGTGGAGGATGGTGCCCATTTTGTAACCTTGAGCTTCAAGCCTATAAAAAGCATATGGATACCATTAAAGAACAAGACGCTCAATTGATTGCGGTAAGTCCAGAATCGCCAGATAATTCGTTGAGCTCAAGAGAAAAGCATGACCTACCTTTCTATGTCTTAAGCGATACAAATAGTCATGTTTCTTCTGCTTACAAAGTAGCTTATGAGGTACCTGAATACTTAGCTGAGACGTTAAAGGGAGCTCTTGGGTTAGACCTCATTAGATATAATGATGCTGATGTGGCCATGCTGCCTGTACCAGCTACGTATATCATTGACAAGGAAGGAATCATTCAACTTGCATTTGTAAACCCTGACTATACCTCCCGTTTAGAGCCAACGAAAGCGATTGAAGTTCTTAACAACTTAAAATAA